A single Anopheles funestus chromosome 2RL, idAnoFuneDA-416_04, whole genome shotgun sequence DNA region contains:
- the LOC125762847 gene encoding uncharacterized protein LOC125762847 isoform X3 translates to MHSVGIHSALAIKRQRKRRDNQRKARERRYSIQSSESGDTHSPHGSTRRKFHPQKVHITDNNNLDTKVVTSIGMLHIGVVFVVFGIFLLGAGFFPDNLSNQPQQSWHLLGKGSWWNELICTGLFAVGLGIFLIILNCVISNREEQDLESYVQRQLTRSRSGHRLERDVETGGLTTRHHRKAMQIQKGAAERGLDDLSNSNVLLTPTSSEVVTPTTPSGVALIMPANYKPHVEILM, encoded by the exons ATGCATTCGGTGGGCATCCATTCGGCGCTTGCCATCAAGCGGCAGCGCAAGAGACGCGACAATCAGCGCAAGGCCCGGGAACGCCGCTACAGCATACAGAGCTCGGAAAGTGGTGACACCCATTCGCCGCACGGTTCAACACGTCGAAAATTTCACCCCCAGAAAGTGCACATCAccgataataataatttagaTACGAAA GTAGTCACCAGTATTGGTATGCTGCACATAGGAGTCGTGTTCGTAGTTTTCGGAATCTTTTTACTAGGCGCTGGATTTTTTCCAGATAATCTATCCAATCAACCGCAACAATCGTGGCACCTGCTAG GCAAAGGCTCCTGGTGGAATGAACTGATATGCACGGGACTGTTTGCCGTCGGTCTGGGCATATTTCTAATCATTCTGAACTGTGTGATAAGTAATCGAGAGGAGCAAGATCTCGAGAGCTACGTCCAGCGACAGCTGACACGTTCCCGATCCG GTCATCGACTGGAACGTGACGTGGAAACTGGCGGTCTGACCACACGCCATCACCGCAAAGCCATGCAGATACAGAAGGGTGCCGCCGAACGGGGTCTGGACGATCTTTCCAACTCGAATGTGCTGCTGACGCCGACCAGTAGCGAAGTGGTCACTCCGACAACACCGTCCGGAG TTGCACTAATAATGCCAGCTAACTATAAACCACACGTTGAGATATTAATGTGA
- the LOC125762847 gene encoding uncharacterized protein LOC125762847 isoform X1, whose amino-acid sequence MHSVGIHSALAIKRQRKRRDNQRKARERRYSIQSSESGDTHSPHGSTRRKFHPQKVHITDNNNLDTKVVTSIGMLHIGVVFVVFGIFLLGAGFFPDNLSNQPQQSWHLLGKGSWWNELICTGLFAVGLGIFLIILNCVISNREEQDLESYVQRQLTRSRSGHRLERDVETGGLTTRHHRKAMQIQKGAAERGLDDLSNSNVLLTPTSSEVVTPTTPSGAVLGASGEILLEKILEEDSSYGDADYYSRNVGQSPPGADNDKRLLLGNGHTGAIHMTDI is encoded by the exons ATGCATTCGGTGGGCATCCATTCGGCGCTTGCCATCAAGCGGCAGCGCAAGAGACGCGACAATCAGCGCAAGGCCCGGGAACGCCGCTACAGCATACAGAGCTCGGAAAGTGGTGACACCCATTCGCCGCACGGTTCAACACGTCGAAAATTTCACCCCCAGAAAGTGCACATCAccgataataataatttagaTACGAAA GTAGTCACCAGTATTGGTATGCTGCACATAGGAGTCGTGTTCGTAGTTTTCGGAATCTTTTTACTAGGCGCTGGATTTTTTCCAGATAATCTATCCAATCAACCGCAACAATCGTGGCACCTGCTAG GCAAAGGCTCCTGGTGGAATGAACTGATATGCACGGGACTGTTTGCCGTCGGTCTGGGCATATTTCTAATCATTCTGAACTGTGTGATAAGTAATCGAGAGGAGCAAGATCTCGAGAGCTACGTCCAGCGACAGCTGACACGTTCCCGATCCG GTCATCGACTGGAACGTGACGTGGAAACTGGCGGTCTGACCACACGCCATCACCGCAAAGCCATGCAGATACAGAAGGGTGCCGCCGAACGGGGTCTGGACGATCTTTCCAACTCGAATGTGCTGCTGACGCCGACCAGTAGCGAAGTGGTCACTCCGACAACACCGTCCGGAG CAGTTCTGGGTGCTTCGGGTGAAATTTTGTTGGAGAAAATTTTGGAAGAGGACAGCAGCTACGGTGATGCGGACTACTACTCCCGGAACGTGGGCCAATCGCCACCCGGTGCGGATAACGATAAGCGGTTGCTGCTCGGCAACGGCCATACCGGTGCCATACACATGACCGACATCTAA
- the LOC125762847 gene encoding uncharacterized protein LOC125762847 isoform X2, producing the protein MHSVGIHSALAIKRQRKRRDNQRKARERRYSIQSSESGDTHSPHGSTRRKFHPQKVHITDNNNLDTKVVTSIGMLHIGVVFVVFGIFLLGAGFFPDNLSNQPQQSWHLLGKGSWWNELICTGLFAVGLGIFLIILNCVISNREEQDLESYVQRQLTRSRSGHRLERDVETGGLTTRHHRKAMQIQKGAAERGLDDLSNSNVLLTPTSSEVVTPTTPSGVLGASGEILLEKILEEDSSYGDADYYSRNVGQSPPGADNDKRLLLGNGHTGAIHMTDI; encoded by the exons ATGCATTCGGTGGGCATCCATTCGGCGCTTGCCATCAAGCGGCAGCGCAAGAGACGCGACAATCAGCGCAAGGCCCGGGAACGCCGCTACAGCATACAGAGCTCGGAAAGTGGTGACACCCATTCGCCGCACGGTTCAACACGTCGAAAATTTCACCCCCAGAAAGTGCACATCAccgataataataatttagaTACGAAA GTAGTCACCAGTATTGGTATGCTGCACATAGGAGTCGTGTTCGTAGTTTTCGGAATCTTTTTACTAGGCGCTGGATTTTTTCCAGATAATCTATCCAATCAACCGCAACAATCGTGGCACCTGCTAG GCAAAGGCTCCTGGTGGAATGAACTGATATGCACGGGACTGTTTGCCGTCGGTCTGGGCATATTTCTAATCATTCTGAACTGTGTGATAAGTAATCGAGAGGAGCAAGATCTCGAGAGCTACGTCCAGCGACAGCTGACACGTTCCCGATCCG GTCATCGACTGGAACGTGACGTGGAAACTGGCGGTCTGACCACACGCCATCACCGCAAAGCCATGCAGATACAGAAGGGTGCCGCCGAACGGGGTCTGGACGATCTTTCCAACTCGAATGTGCTGCTGACGCCGACCAGTAGCGAAGTGGTCACTCCGACAACACCGTCCGGAG TTCTGGGTGCTTCGGGTGAAATTTTGTTGGAGAAAATTTTGGAAGAGGACAGCAGCTACGGTGATGCGGACTACTACTCCCGGAACGTGGGCCAATCGCCACCCGGTGCGGATAACGATAAGCGGTTGCTGCTCGGCAACGGCCATACCGGTGCCATACACATGACCGACATCTAA
- the LOC125762847 gene encoding uncharacterized protein LOC125762847 isoform X4, translated as MHSVGIHSALAIKRQRKRRDNQRKARERRYSIQSSESGDTHSPHGSTRRKFHPQKVHITDNNNLDTKVVTSIGMLHIGVVFVVFGIFLLGAGFFPDNLSNQPQQSWHLLGKGSWWNELICTGLFAVGLGIFLIILNCVISNREEQDLESYVQRQLTRSRSGHRLERDVETGGLTTRHHRKAMQIQKGAAERGLDDLSNSNVLLTPTSSEVVTPTTPSGGYAL; from the exons ATGCATTCGGTGGGCATCCATTCGGCGCTTGCCATCAAGCGGCAGCGCAAGAGACGCGACAATCAGCGCAAGGCCCGGGAACGCCGCTACAGCATACAGAGCTCGGAAAGTGGTGACACCCATTCGCCGCACGGTTCAACACGTCGAAAATTTCACCCCCAGAAAGTGCACATCAccgataataataatttagaTACGAAA GTAGTCACCAGTATTGGTATGCTGCACATAGGAGTCGTGTTCGTAGTTTTCGGAATCTTTTTACTAGGCGCTGGATTTTTTCCAGATAATCTATCCAATCAACCGCAACAATCGTGGCACCTGCTAG GCAAAGGCTCCTGGTGGAATGAACTGATATGCACGGGACTGTTTGCCGTCGGTCTGGGCATATTTCTAATCATTCTGAACTGTGTGATAAGTAATCGAGAGGAGCAAGATCTCGAGAGCTACGTCCAGCGACAGCTGACACGTTCCCGATCCG GTCATCGACTGGAACGTGACGTGGAAACTGGCGGTCTGACCACACGCCATCACCGCAAAGCCATGCAGATACAGAAGGGTGCCGCCGAACGGGGTCTGGACGATCTTTCCAACTCGAATGTGCTGCTGACGCCGACCAGTAGCGAAGTGGTCACTCCGACAACACCGTCCGGAG gcTATGCTTTGTAA
- the LOC125762843 gene encoding ribonuclease Z, mitochondrial, with amino-acid sequence MYKFNVLVDLNVIRTIVPKRWNSTNKKLHKVLSKMPLDPKHIAEAQKQRLKLKQKVSKVSPGIVNLQVLGCGAPGTPASVYLFTDQTRYLFNCGEGTQRLAYEHKTKLSCLENIFMTRTNWERIGGLPGICLTMQDVGVPAVSLHGPPGLDELFKAMRRFVILKDMKVEASEYATGDVYEDHVMTLQYIVINREKSESTGTGSDEELSQEEASVDDTDYYAYERKKEMPQQTQQESAKTVRTTDWTKREENSVMAYICKLKPRHGQLSLEKCVDQGVPPGPLLGQLKNGNDVTLPNGRVVKSADVRAPDDPGPVFMFIDIPSREYLKDFMAKAELFAKYQQQATEEADRAIFVIHFTPLHVMHREEYRQFMERFSASTRHIALNEVNSFSGYIAAHRIQYHLNQLDEQIFPLLREENNEYKEPPATDRDLVRSSSLSYMHIRPPKGIDRVQEASINPAEYLSELELLPDFKEALGELKQQLVQHNERRSVSVRAEQFPRLIFLGTGSSIPNKTRNVSAILILTSKQSSILLDCGEGTVGQIWRFFGKTRAEAVLRSIKAVYISHLHADHHLGLIGLLQARKQLFGDSCERLTLLAPEQISFWLRLYDCRFEPIHKDYRLVKNPDLLENPFNDEKLLEMGIKEISTCRVRHCPHSFGVALKVATVGTHPETNIEGDVKITYSGDTMPCESLIALGQGSTILIHEATMEDELAAEARIKMHSTLSQAIDQGRKMNARYTLLTHFSQRYAKIPRLLPEQQQSGLGTDLGIAFDNMEVTLDDLPTLCKFYPALKAMFISHFEEMEQKAIKRGNKKMRLESVKNGTGSKTCSPTR; translated from the exons ATGTATAAATTTAACGTATTGGTAGACTTAAATGTAATTAGAACGATAGTGCCTAAGCGTTGGAATTCTACCAATAAGAAATTACACAAAGTGCTAAGCAAAATGCCACTGGATCCAAAGCACATTGCCGAAGCCCAGAAGCAGCGATTAAAGTTGAAGCAAAAAGTATCGAAAGTATCGCCCGGCATTGTAAACCTCCAGGTGCTAGGATGTGGCGCACCGGGGACCCCGGCCTCGGTATACCTGTTCACGGATCAAACTCGCTACCTGTTTAACTGTGGTGAGGGTACGCAAAGGTTAGCGTACGAGCACAAAACGAAGCTGTCCTGTTTGGAGAACATCTTCATGACCCGTACTAACTGGGAGCGAATCGGCGGACTGCCCGGGATCTGTTTGACAATGCAAGATGTCGGTGTGCCGGCTGTATCGCTGCATGGACCACCCGGTTTAGATGAGCTGTTCAAAGCGATGCGTCGGTTCGTTATACTAAAGGATATGAAAGTGGAAGCGTCCGAGTATGCTACCGGGGACGTATATGAAGACCACGTTATGACTCTACAATACATTGTGATCAATCGGGAAAAGAGTGAATCAACAGGGACCGGATCTGATGAAGAGCTAAGCCAAGAGGAAGCCTCTGTTGACGATACGGATTATTATGCGtacgaaagaaagaaggaaatgcCCCAGCAAACACAACAGGAAAGCGCTAAAACTGTTCGTACTACGGATTGGACAAAGCGAGAGGAAAATTCCGTAATGGCATACATTTGCAAGCTTAAACCGCGACATGGGCAACTATCTTTAGAAAAATGTGTTGATCAGGGCGTTCCTCCAGGTCCATTGCTTGGGCAGCTGAAGAATGGCAACGATGTTACGTTACCTAATGGACGTGTTGTAAAATCCGCCGATGTTCGGGCACCGGACGATCCTGGCCCTGTATTTATGTTCATTGACATTCCCAGTCGAGAGTATTTGAAAGATTTCATGGCAAAAGCCGAATTGTTTGCGAAATATCAGCAACAAGCCACGGAGGAAGCGGATCGGGCTATTTTCGTTATACATTTTACTCCTTTGCATGTGATGCACCGTGAAGAATACCGGCAGTTTATGGAACGGTTCTCTGCCAGCACCAGACACATTGCATTGAACGAGGTGAACAGTTTTTCCGGCTACATTGCAGCGCACAGGATTCAATACCATTTGAATCAGCTAGATGAGCAGATCTTCCCACTGTTACG agaagaaaacaatgaGTATAAAGAACCTCCAGCGACTGATCGTGATCTTGTGCGATCGTCATCTCTTAGTTACATGCACATTCGACCACCGAAAGGGATCGACAG AGTACAAGAGGCATCGATAAATCCAGCCGAGTATCTAAGCGAACTAGAATTGCTACCGGACTTTAAAGAAGCTCTTGGGGAATTAAAGCAACAGTTGGTACAACATAACGAGCGACGCTCCGTGTCCGTAAGGGCGGAACAGTTTCCACGCTTGATTTTCCTCGGCACCGGTTCATCCATACCAAACAAAACTCGTAACGTTAGTGCAATTTTGATTTTGACAAG TAAACAATCCTCAATTCTGTTGGACTGTGGTGAAGGAACTGTTGGTCAGATATGGCGATTTTTTGGTAAAACCCGCGCAGAAGCTGTCTTGCGATCGATAAAGGCAGTCTACATTTCGCATCTGCATGCAGATCATCATCTGG GATTGATTGGTTTACTACAAGCGCGTAAGCAACTGTTCGGCGATAGTTGTGAACGTTTAACATTGCTGGCGCCGGAGCAAATTTCCTTCTGGCTTCGGCTGTACGATTGTCGCTTCGAACCCATCCACAAAGACTATAGGCTTGTGAAAAATCCGGATCTG CTAGAAAATCCTTTCAACGATGAAAAATTGCTTGAGATGGGCATCAAGGAGATCAGTACCTGTCGTGTACGACACTGTCCGCACTCGTTCGGAGTTGCCTTAAAAGTGGCAACCGTTGGAACTCATCCCGAGACCAATATCGAGGGAGATGTAAAAATTACATACAGCGGTGACACTATGCCTTGTGAGAGTCTTATCGCGCTGGGTCAAGGTTCGACCATTCTCATACACGAAGCAACCATGGAGGATGAATTGGCAGCAGAGGCACGGATCAAAATGCACAGCACCCTGTCGCAGGCGATCGATCAGGGAAGGAAGATGAATGCTCGTTACACGCTGCTCACACACTTTAGCCAGCGGTACGCTAAAATTCCTCGTCTCCTGCCGGAACAGCAGCAGTCGGGGCTCGGTACCGATTTGGGAATAGCGTTTGACAACATGGAGGTAACGCTGGACGATTTGCCCACACTGTGTAAGTTTTATCCTGCGCTGAAAGCGATGTTTATTAGCCATTTTGAAGAAATGGAACAGAAAGCGATAAAACGAGGGAACAAAAAGATGCGCCTAGAGTCGGTAAAAAATGGCACCGGAAGTAAAACGTGTTCACCAACGCGATGA
- the LOC125762850 gene encoding serine/arginine-rich splicing factor 2 has translation MSGYARPPPRIDGMISLKVDNLTYRTTPDDLRRVFERCGEVGDIYIPRDRHTRESRGFAFVRFYDKRDAEDALDAMDGRMLDGRELRVQMARYGRPTSPQRRGNRYNGRERGRSRERYRRRSRSRSPEHRRRSYSRSKSRTPRSRSGSKSSRGKDSRSRSPGERGHY, from the exons ATGAGTGGGTACGCACGTCCACCTCCAAGAATAGATGGAATGATTTCATTGAAA GTTGACAATTTAACTTACCGCACCACACCAGATGACTTGAGACGCGTATTTGAACGTTGCGGTGAGGTGGGCGATATTTACATTCCCCGTGACAGACATACGCGTGAAAGCCgcggttttgcttttgtcaG ATTCTATGACAAACGCGATGCCGAAGACGCACTAGATGCTATGGATGGACGCATGTTGGATGGTAGGGAGCTTCGCGTTCAGATGGCACGTTACGGACGGCCAACATCACCACAACGGCGCGGAAACCGCTACAATGGACGTGAAAGGGGACGCTCCCGTGAACGGTATCGTCGCCGTTCTCGGTCTCGTAGCCCCGAACATCGGCGTCGATCGTACTCGCGCTCCAAATCACGCACGCCACGCTCCCGTTCCGGAAGTAAATCGTCTCGAGGCAAGGATTCCCGCTCTCGTAGCCCCGGCGAACGCGGACATTATTAG